The sequence AGCTATTTTGTCTGCGGCGTACCAGCTTGAAAAGAACGCCGCAGCGGCAGCAGCTACCAAAGCAATCACAATGGCCGCCAACAAGGTTATACCCCGCTGTCTTAACGATTGTCTCATTATATTTCCTTAGGCCCGGGGGCAATTAACATGAACGCGCCGGAAATGACCTATCCCGGAAGATAGGGTATAGGCCAGAGGTGCGGTATTTGCCAGCTTTGCTGAAGACAGGATTGTCTGTAAATGGTACTCATGAGGCATCGGATGCTGTTGGATCTGCAGCACAGTGAACTAAAAGAAGATTGAAACAGCATCCGGTCACAGGGGAGAATACAAACCAACAACCATTGATTAAGGATAACCGGCAGTGAAGTTATTATGGATAAGCATTTTTTTAGCTGTGCTGATCTGGTCAGGCATTGAACCGAAAGACACCTTTACCTGGTTTCTCGAAGTCTTGCCCGCCATGATTGGTGCATTGCTGGTGGTCACCTCCTACAAAAAATTTCCGCTCACTCCTTTGCTTTACATACTGATACTGGCCCATTGCGTGATACTGATGGTGGGCGGTCATTACACCTATGCCGAGGTGCCGCTGTTTGATGGTTTGCTTGGCGCAGAGCGAAATAACTACGACAAACTGGGGCATTTCTTCCAGGGTTTTGTACCGGCAATACTGGCTCGCGAATTATTGATCCGGCTTAATGTGGTTAATGGTGCAGCCTGGCGCAACCTGTTTATTGTCTCGGTCTGCCTTGGCTTCAGCGCCTTTTATGAACTGCTGGAATGGTGG comes from Lacimicrobium alkaliphilum and encodes:
- a CDS encoding DUF2238 domain-containing protein, which translates into the protein MKLLWISIFLAVLIWSGIEPKDTFTWFLEVLPAMIGALLVVTSYKKFPLTPLLYILILAHCVILMVGGHYTYAEVPLFDGLLGAERNNYDKLGHFFQGFVPAILARELLIRLNVVNGAAWRNLFIVSVCLGFSAFYELLEWWVALASGEGAEAFLGTQGYVWDTQSDMGFALLGALIALVTLSKWHDTQLEALKRT